The DNA region CCGAGGCCCGGTAGCCGCCGTATACGGACGTCGATATCACCTGCGAAAACGATTCTTCCTCGTAGACTCCCTCGGCGATGACGATCGGCCGGACTTCGGCGTTGGCCAGGGTCAACGCGGCGTTGAAGGTTTGTTTGGGCAGATCGGCCGTGCCCGGATTCGCATCGTCACCCGACGCCCCGTCGACGTAGACCGCATTGTCCGGCGGCGTCTCATCATCGTTGTCATCGTTATCATCGTCGTCGTCGCCGCTGTCGTCGTTATCGTCGTCGCCGCTGTCGTCGTCACCGCTATCGTCGTCATCGTCGCCTGGTAACGAATCGTCGTCCCCGGATTGGCTGTCGTCATTGTTGTCGTCATTGTCATCGTTGTCGTCATCCGAGCCGTCGTCGCAGGAAAGGAAAAACACTGAAAATGCCAGCAGCAGGAAAAAGAAAGTTTTCATCGTCCAATCCTCCAATTATTGAGACTACTGAGGCATAATAGGCGCACTCAAACAAATAACACTCCAATCGCCGCGATTCGTCAAGCTGGGGACTGACTTTTTATCCGTCGCCAGGCCGCGGCGGTTGAAAAAGCCGCTCTCCAGTTTCGACTCCGGCCCCGGCTATTGACAAATCGGTAAAAAACCTTATTTTTCCTACCGCTTAAGCGTGGAACTTGAGATTTCAAGGGGAACGTGCGATGCCGATTTACGAATATACTTGCTCCCAATGCAACGCACACGTGGAAAAAATCCAGCGGTTCACCGATGCTCCGTTGAAAACCTGCCCGCACTGCGGCGGCCCGCTGCATAAAAAAGTCAGCCTGTCGGCCTTCCAACTCAAAGGTAGCGGCTGGTACGTCACCGACTACGCCGGCAAGAAAAGCTTCAACCAAACCGCCGGCGAAAACGGCAACGGCAATGGCAACGGCAACGGCCATCACAAGCCCGACGCCGGGAAAACCGAATCCGGCGAATCGAAGGACGCGACGAAAACCACCGCCCCGGCCGGCTCCGAGAAAACGCCGACCACCGATCATTAAAACCTTGTTTTCAAGCGAATATTTTTCAACGAACCGGAGGCGCGGTCTTGTTTATACTTAGGCAATATGTCCCCTTAACTGTGCAGCAAAAATGTCCCCTTGGTTACGTAGAGTTCGGAGCCGAGGCCTGATAGACCCACGTCCAGTTGGTTGTTCCCTTTCGATTTTCCGTTTTGCATCGGGCTTTG from Myxococcales bacterium includes:
- a CDS encoding zinc ribbon domain-containing protein; this encodes MPIYEYTCSQCNAHVEKIQRFTDAPLKTCPHCGGPLHKKVSLSAFQLKGSGWYVTDYAGKKSFNQTAGENGNGNGNGNGHHKPDAGKTESGESKDATKTTAPAGSEKTPTTDH